From the genome of Spirosomataceae bacterium TFI 002, one region includes:
- a CDS encoding uncharacterized sulfatase, protein MKSWYKYGFLLSALLGLVLTSFQEFGVKKKAPNILFAIADDQSFPHASAYGNKVFRTPEFDKIAANGILFNNAFVAAPQCSPSRAAILTGRNIWQLEEAGTHGSFFPKKFPVFTDALENAGYAIGFTGKPWGPGNFKDAGWSRNPVGPEYNKRKFEQLPASGISATDYAANFKDFLADKSSDQPFFFWYGGHEPHRVYEEGSGAASGLSSNEIKVPGFLADAGVVKSDILDYALEINWFDTQLGKMLQMLKEAGELENTIIVVTADNGMAFPYAKANLQEFGIHVPLAIAGPGINGKNRKVNDLVGLIDLAPTFLDMASVKHMDGISGKSLLPIFESSKSGTIDASRKSIFSGRERHTHARPDNLGYPARAIRTEKYLCIKNFKPDRWPVGNPAPENRAKVSSNKDMKSIEEGFEDIDSSPSKTFMIEQKAVYPVLYKNAFEKRDQEELYNIIKDPFCQNDLSKSAKMSSVLQKLRKELEEKLISEGDPRMTAMGDIFDSYPRFGKMRNFEGFKQRGEYNSKYIKKK, encoded by the coding sequence ATGAAGAGTTGGTATAAATATGGTTTTCTTCTTTCTGCTTTATTGGGATTGGTTTTGACTTCTTTCCAAGAGTTTGGAGTCAAGAAAAAAGCACCCAATATACTTTTTGCAATTGCTGATGATCAATCATTTCCTCATGCCTCAGCTTATGGAAATAAGGTTTTTCGCACCCCAGAGTTTGATAAAATTGCTGCCAACGGAATTCTATTTAACAACGCTTTTGTGGCTGCTCCTCAGTGTAGTCCTTCGCGAGCTGCCATACTTACGGGTAGAAATATTTGGCAACTAGAAGAGGCTGGAACTCATGGTAGCTTTTTTCCCAAAAAGTTTCCAGTTTTTACTGATGCTCTTGAAAATGCAGGCTACGCAATTGGCTTTACTGGAAAACCTTGGGGACCTGGTAACTTTAAAGATGCTGGCTGGTCAAGAAATCCCGTTGGGCCAGAATATAACAAGCGGAAATTTGAACAATTACCTGCTTCAGGAATCAGTGCAACGGATTATGCTGCGAATTTTAAAGATTTCTTAGCAGATAAGTCCAGTGATCAACCATTCTTCTTTTGGTATGGTGGCCACGAGCCGCATCGAGTTTATGAAGAAGGTTCGGGAGCTGCTTCGGGCTTGTCTAGCAATGAAATTAAGGTGCCTGGTTTTTTGGCTGATGCAGGTGTTGTAAAAAGCGATATCCTTGATTATGCTTTGGAAATCAACTGGTTTGATACTCAATTGGGTAAAATGCTTCAAATGTTAAAAGAAGCAGGAGAACTAGAGAACACCATTATCGTTGTCACAGCCGATAATGGAATGGCTTTCCCATATGCCAAGGCCAATTTGCAAGAATTCGGAATACATGTTCCATTGGCTATTGCCGGTCCAGGAATCAATGGTAAAAATAGGAAAGTAAATGATTTAGTCGGTTTAATAGATTTGGCTCCCACTTTTCTAGATATGGCGAGTGTGAAACACATGGATGGAATATCAGGAAAGTCACTTTTACCCATTTTTGAAAGCTCAAAATCTGGTACAATAGATGCCTCACGGAAAAGTATTTTCAGCGGACGCGAAAGACACACACATGCACGGCCTGATAACCTAGGATATCCAGCAAGAGCGATTAGAACTGAGAAATACTTATGCATCAAGAATTTCAAACCTGACAGATGGCCTGTAGGTAATCCAGCTCCTGAAAATAGAGCAAAAGTGAGTTCAAACAAGGACATGAAATCGATAGAAGAGGGTTTTGAAGATATAGATTCATCTCCTAGCAAAACATTCATGATTGAGCAAAAGGCTGTTTACCCAGTTTTGTATAAAAATGCTTTTGAAAAAAGAGATCAAGAGGAATTATATAACATCATAAAAGATCCATTTTGTCAAAATGACCTTTCAAAATCAGCCAAAATGAGTTCTGTTTTGCAAAAACTTAGGAAAGAATTGGAAGAGAAACTAATTTCAGAAGGCGATCCTAGGATGACAGCTATGGGTGACATTTTTGATAGTTACCCTCGTTTTGGCAAAATGAGAAATTTCGAAGGGTTCAAGCAAAGAGGAGAATACAATTCTAAGTATATCAAGAAGAAGTAA
- a CDS encoding Arylsulfatase A gives MKIQHFKTLAFSLVLLAATTSLKAQERPNVIVIYSDDQGAIDLNCYGSKDLQTPNIDNLARNGVMFTQFYASPVCSPSRASLLTGLTPQRAGLPGNASITNPENGMPGERFTMAELFKSSGYKTAHIGKWHLGFAEEKSPNAQGFDHSFGHIGGCIDNYSHFYYWNGPNIHDLYRNGKEVHYPGQFFPDLMLKEAGQFMEQADNSPFFMYFAINLPHYPYQGDPRWLRYYEDKGVEYPRNLYAAFMSTMDDKIGILLQQVKDLNISDNTIIIFQSDNGYSTEERAHFGGGNAGVYRGAKACLFEGGIRVPAIISWPTKIPKGEVRNQMGVNTDWFPTLAEYCNISMPDKKLDGRSLVSIIRNNDATSIHENEGYCWAFRDSWVARKGKWKLHANPEDRSNKGVLTAADKIFLTNLETDPGETINVASKHPEIVADLTKQYKAWEKNNAK, from the coding sequence ATGAAAATTCAGCATTTTAAGACCTTAGCTTTTTCCCTTGTTTTATTGGCGGCCACGACGTCGCTGAAAGCTCAAGAAAGACCAAATGTCATTGTGATTTATTCCGATGATCAAGGGGCGATCGATCTTAATTGCTATGGTTCAAAAGACCTTCAAACTCCCAATATTGATAACTTGGCGAGGAATGGAGTAATGTTTACGCAGTTTTATGCATCTCCAGTTTGTTCTCCTTCTAGGGCTTCATTATTGACGGGACTTACTCCACAAAGGGCAGGATTGCCTGGGAATGCTTCCATTACCAATCCAGAAAATGGAATGCCTGGTGAAAGGTTTACCATGGCGGAGCTTTTCAAAAGTTCGGGTTATAAAACAGCACATATCGGTAAATGGCATCTGGGATTTGCAGAGGAAAAGAGCCCAAATGCTCAAGGTTTCGATCATTCATTTGGTCACATAGGTGGCTGTATTGACAACTACTCACATTTCTATTACTGGAATGGGCCCAATATTCATGATTTATATCGCAATGGTAAAGAGGTGCATTATCCGGGGCAATTCTTTCCAGACTTAATGTTGAAAGAAGCTGGGCAGTTTATGGAACAAGCAGATAACAGTCCATTCTTTATGTATTTTGCTATCAATTTACCCCATTATCCATACCAAGGAGACCCCAGGTGGCTAAGGTATTATGAGGATAAGGGAGTGGAATACCCACGCAATTTGTACGCAGCATTTATGTCCACAATGGATGATAAAATTGGCATACTTTTACAGCAAGTAAAAGATCTTAATATTTCGGATAATACGATAATCATATTTCAGTCTGACAATGGTTATTCTACTGAGGAACGTGCTCATTTTGGTGGAGGTAATGCTGGAGTTTATAGAGGTGCCAAAGCCTGTCTTTTTGAAGGAGGTATTCGTGTACCAGCGATCATAAGTTGGCCTACGAAAATTCCAAAAGGAGAAGTCAGAAACCAGATGGGGGTAAACACTGATTGGTTTCCTACCTTGGCAGAATACTGCAATATTTCCATGCCTGATAAAAAGCTAGATGGAAGAAGTTTAGTCTCTATAATCAGAAATAATGATGCCACATCTATTCACGAAAACGAAGGTTATTGCTGGGCGTTTAGAGACTCTTGGGTAGCACGCAAAGGAAAATGGAAACTACATGCAAACCCTGAGGATAGAAGTAACAAAGGTGTATTAACAGCTGCGGATAAAATCTTTTTGACTAACCTTGAAACGGATCCCGGTGAAACTATCAATGTTGCCTCAAAGCACCCTGAAATTGTCGCGGACCTAACCAAGCAATACAAAGCGTGGGAGAAGAATAACGCAAAGTAA
- a CDS encoding Arylsulfatase A produces the protein MKVKMLLVFVLGLVLFVSFKEYEGNSNPNIILVMSDDQGWGQMGYYDHPFLKTPNLVHMAQNGLRMDRFYAGAPVCSPTRASVLTGRANGRSAVFAHGFPLRRQEKTIAQALQKAGYETAHFGKWHLDGLRGPGVPILAEDNRNPGNFGFKEWISTTNFFDINPLMSHKGEIKEYIGSSSHIIVDQALEFISGHKKKPFFVVIWYGSPHDPWSSLETDKSDFSASMEEKQKNYLGEIVEMDKSIGQLNRELKQMGLADNTLVWFNSDNGGVSFGGTEGVGGLRDFKGSVYEGGLRVPCIIQWPAKIKGGRISSYPASTMDIFPTIASLLKLSQDNFTQPVDGNSIEHLFNDKSEKVRKSPIPFKYRNEGALIDNDFKLVSENIEKKVYTMYNLKSDKTESVDILAANPVKANEMISYFENWLMSVNKSVKGEDYASGLIEKDPEPQSWWLKPGYAPYLQQWKERPEYSKQLKNLGKKD, from the coding sequence ATGAAAGTAAAAATGCTTCTGGTTTTCGTTTTAGGTTTAGTGTTGTTCGTTTCTTTTAAAGAATACGAAGGAAACTCAAATCCCAATATTATTCTTGTCATGTCCGACGATCAAGGTTGGGGCCAAATGGGCTATTACGATCATCCTTTTTTGAAGACACCCAACTTGGTTCATATGGCCCAAAATGGACTAAGAATGGATCGATTTTATGCGGGTGCTCCTGTTTGTTCTCCTACACGAGCGTCTGTTTTAACTGGACGTGCTAATGGTCGCTCAGCAGTATTTGCTCATGGATTTCCGCTGAGAAGACAGGAAAAAACGATTGCTCAAGCTCTTCAAAAAGCGGGATACGAAACGGCCCATTTTGGGAAGTGGCATCTTGATGGTCTCAGAGGGCCAGGTGTACCAATTCTGGCTGAGGATAATAGAAATCCTGGTAATTTTGGATTCAAAGAATGGATCTCGACAACAAACTTTTTTGACATCAATCCCTTGATGAGTCATAAAGGGGAAATAAAAGAATATATAGGAAGCTCTTCTCACATTATTGTAGATCAAGCATTGGAGTTTATCTCGGGGCATAAGAAGAAGCCTTTTTTCGTTGTAATTTGGTATGGTAGCCCACATGACCCTTGGAGTTCGCTAGAAACAGACAAGTCTGACTTTTCAGCGAGTATGGAGGAAAAGCAAAAGAACTACTTGGGTGAGATTGTAGAAATGGACAAAAGCATAGGTCAACTTAATCGTGAACTAAAACAAATGGGTTTGGCAGATAATACTTTGGTTTGGTTCAATAGCGACAATGGAGGCGTATCTTTTGGAGGAACCGAAGGGGTAGGAGGGCTTAGAGACTTTAAAGGAAGTGTCTACGAAGGTGGTCTTAGGGTTCCATGCATTATTCAATGGCCCGCAAAAATAAAGGGAGGCCGAATAAGTAGTTATCCTGCCAGTACAATGGATATTTTTCCAACAATCGCTTCACTCTTAAAACTGTCACAAGACAACTTTACTCAACCCGTAGATGGAAATAGTATAGAGCATTTGTTTAACGACAAATCAGAAAAGGTGAGAAAAAGCCCTATTCCATTCAAATACCGAAATGAAGGAGCGTTGATAGATAATGACTTTAAATTGGTGTCAGAAAACATTGAAAAAAAGGTATACACAATGTATAATCTTAAAAGCGACAAAACAGAATCAGTAGATATTTTGGCTGCGAACCCAGTGAAAGCAAACGAAATGATTTCGTATTTTGAAAACTGGTTGATGAGTGTAAATAAAAGCGTAAAAGGAGAAGACTACGCAAGTGGATTAATTGAGAAAGACCCAGAGCCTCAATCTTGGTGGCTTAAACCAGGATACGCCCCCTATCTGCAGCAATGGAAAGAACGCCCAGAATACAGTAAGCAGCTTAAGAACTTGGGTAAAAAGGATTAA
- a CDS encoding Repeat domain-containing protein — MKVIALLLFSISQCFSQNWKMHTIDASSNGADGVKLADINNDGLLDITTGWEEGGITKLYLHPGKNKVKNLWPAVIVGQTPSVEDAVFMDMNSDGILDIVSCTEGKSKKILVHFAPKNKLLNANNWKTEVLPASINKMRWMYAEPLDIDGKNGPDIVTGGKDENSSIGWFEAPQNRSNLEDWKWHSISSMSWLMSIIFRDMDADGDMDIIVTDRKSGLQGCRWLENPGNIELQKKEWKSHFIGAENLEVMFMSVSDIDGDGIEEVILAEKTNKTIRIYSRNGTNWQEQIISVQAFTGNCKSVEVGDINDDGVKDLVLSTETGDEIQIGLTWVNGKELKNIKPTFQAISKLHRSKFDKVELIDIDLDGDLDVLICEENFGENSEGLGLIWYENRIIE, encoded by the coding sequence ATGAAAGTAATTGCTTTATTACTATTTTCAATTTCACAGTGCTTTTCGCAAAACTGGAAAATGCATACAATTGACGCCTCTTCCAATGGAGCCGACGGTGTAAAGCTAGCTGATATTAACAATGATGGACTCTTGGATATTACTACTGGATGGGAAGAAGGAGGAATCACGAAACTCTACCTACATCCCGGTAAAAACAAGGTAAAGAACCTATGGCCTGCGGTGATTGTAGGCCAAACTCCGAGTGTGGAAGACGCTGTATTTATGGATATGAACAGTGATGGCATCTTAGACATCGTCAGTTGTACAGAAGGAAAGTCAAAAAAGATACTTGTGCATTTTGCTCCCAAAAACAAGCTACTAAATGCTAATAATTGGAAGACAGAAGTATTACCAGCATCCATTAACAAAATGCGATGGATGTACGCAGAGCCTCTTGATATTGATGGTAAAAATGGACCCGATATAGTAACTGGCGGTAAAGATGAGAATAGCTCAATTGGCTGGTTTGAAGCCCCACAGAACAGATCAAATTTAGAAGATTGGAAATGGCATTCAATTTCCTCTATGTCTTGGCTCATGTCTATTATTTTTAGAGATATGGATGCTGATGGCGATATGGATATCATTGTAACAGATAGAAAGTCTGGTCTACAAGGATGTAGATGGTTAGAAAATCCTGGAAATATAGAATTACAAAAGAAAGAATGGAAGAGCCACTTCATTGGTGCTGAAAACCTTGAAGTAATGTTTATGTCAGTTTCCGATATTGACGGTGATGGTATTGAAGAAGTTATTTTGGCAGAAAAAACCAATAAAACGATCCGAATTTATAGTAGAAATGGTACGAATTGGCAAGAACAAATCATTTCAGTTCAAGCATTTACAGGTAATTGTAAATCTGTAGAAGTTGGTGATATAAATGACGACGGGGTTAAAGATTTAGTTTTAAGCACAGAAACTGGCGACGAAATACAAATTGGACTTACTTGGGTAAATGGCAAAGAACTCAAGAACATAAAACCAACCTTTCAAGCCATTTCAAAGCTACATAGATCGAAGTTTGATAAAGTAGAATTGATCGACATTGATTTAGATGGCGATTTAGACGTGTTAATTTGTGAAGAAAACTTTGGAGAGAATAGTGAAGGACTCGGCTTGATTTGGTATGAAAACAGGATCATCGAGTAA
- a CDS encoding Arylsulfatase A, with protein MKIYSLILFCLLGLWACQSQKEDQVERPNIIYILADDMGFGDVSAYNAASKTQTPNIDRLAAEGMRFTDMHSPSSVCTPTRYGILTGRYCWRSRLPQGVLQGYGQALLEKDRETVASLLQGQDYTTAVIGKWHLGVDWVLKPEFKDSISMESTDMNEFGMLRDLNGDWVDFTQKPTDGPLDHGFDYSYILPASLDMEPYCYLENDVLTEIPSEFTPGNDLNTGSYATQAFWRPGRVTKSFDFYDVLPNFIRQAKTFINSHAKEKKPFFLYLPLAAPHSPWVPTENYKGSSRAGQYGDFVQMVDAQIGELLKTLEETGEADNTMIIFTSDNGPFWKPDFIEKYNHKAAADYRGMKADIHEGGHRIPFIVKWPKHVKAGSVSDFPATLTNLMATCADLLKVKLGENTAEDSQSILPIVLGDKPNFQDPISIVHHSSKGFFAIRKGPWKLIDKLGSGGFSEPVLITPKANEAPGQLYNLRLDPSETQNLYASEPEKVKELTEELNAIKGK; from the coding sequence ATGAAAATATATAGCTTGATTTTATTTTGCTTGCTAGGTTTATGGGCATGCCAATCTCAAAAAGAAGACCAAGTCGAAAGGCCTAATATCATATATATATTAGCCGACGATATGGGTTTTGGAGACGTCTCTGCTTACAATGCAGCTTCAAAAACACAAACCCCAAATATTGATCGCCTAGCCGCAGAAGGTATGCGATTTACCGATATGCACTCGCCCTCGTCCGTATGTACTCCAACGAGATATGGAATATTGACAGGCAGGTACTGTTGGAGAAGTAGACTTCCTCAGGGAGTTTTGCAAGGCTATGGTCAAGCATTACTGGAAAAGGATCGTGAAACCGTGGCTTCGCTATTGCAGGGGCAAGATTACACAACCGCTGTGATTGGGAAATGGCACTTAGGAGTTGACTGGGTACTAAAACCAGAATTTAAAGACTCCATTTCAATGGAATCAACAGATATGAACGAATTCGGTATGTTGAGAGATTTAAACGGAGATTGGGTTGATTTCACTCAAAAACCTACCGACGGCCCATTGGACCATGGTTTTGACTACAGCTATATTTTACCCGCATCCTTGGACATGGAGCCTTATTGCTATTTGGAAAACGATGTTTTAACCGAAATTCCGTCGGAATTCACTCCTGGTAATGATTTAAATACTGGCTCCTATGCAACTCAAGCTTTTTGGAGACCGGGAAGAGTTACTAAAAGTTTTGACTTTTACGATGTGCTACCAAACTTCATTAGACAGGCAAAAACCTTTATTAATAGCCATGCTAAAGAGAAGAAACCGTTTTTCTTATACTTGCCATTAGCAGCTCCTCACTCTCCTTGGGTACCTACAGAAAACTATAAAGGTAGCTCAAGAGCAGGTCAATACGGTGATTTTGTTCAAATGGTAGATGCCCAAATAGGCGAACTACTCAAAACGCTAGAAGAAACTGGTGAAGCGGACAATACCATGATCATTTTCACTTCGGACAATGGCCCTTTTTGGAAACCAGATTTTATCGAAAAATATAACCACAAAGCCGCTGCTGACTACCGAGGAATGAAAGCTGATATCCATGAAGGAGGTCACCGAATTCCATTTATAGTAAAATGGCCAAAGCATGTAAAAGCAGGCAGCGTAAGTGATTTTCCAGCAACTTTGACAAATCTAATGGCAACCTGTGCCGACTTATTAAAAGTTAAATTGGGCGAAAACACAGCAGAGGACAGTCAGAGTATCCTACCAATAGTTTTAGGCGATAAGCCTAATTTCCAAGACCCTATTTCAATTGTTCATCACTCTTCCAAGGGTTTCTTCGCCATTAGAAAAGGTCCATGGAAATTGATAGACAAATTAGGCTCTGGAGGTTTTTCTGAACCCGTCCTAATTACTCCAAAGGCGAACGAAGCACCAGGTCAACTTTATAACTTAAGGCTCGATCCATCAGAAACTCAAAACTTATATGCCTCCGAACCTGAAAAAGTAAAAGAGCTAACCGAGGAGTTGAATGCTATAAAAGGTAAATAA
- a CDS encoding Arylsulfatase A — MKASIFILISLLALGFKANETPPTKPNILMISIDDLNDWVGTMGGNPSAITPNIDKLASEGVLFMNAHCQTALCGPSRASIMSGLRPSTSGIYGQLKDEEIREASSAMQGIKFLQEYFGENGYKTMGVGKIFHEHAPEGVLQISGGRIKGFGPKPEKSFHWDKKGTSTDWGAFPETDSKMPDYKSAQWAIERLSENHDKPFFLSVGFVRPHVPWYVPQKWFDMHPLESVTTPPYLKNDKDDLPEIAIQIDDMPMMPSTDWAIETNQWKNIVQGYLASTTFVDHYVGQVLDALAKSPYKDNTIVVLYSDHGYRLGEKGTFAKHCLWQTGTHVPLIIKTLSPQKGSRTNQPVELLDIYPTLVELCGLDKNMRNEGMSLKPLLENSKSKLKEVAISTYGRYNHALVSERYRYIKYENGAEELYDHSQDPNEWVNLASKSEMQKVKKEMQKYLPTNNAPWSPKVDMDHNAYFAKATKAEK; from the coding sequence ATGAAAGCCTCCATTTTTATTCTTATTTCATTGCTGGCACTTGGGTTCAAGGCTAATGAAACGCCTCCCACAAAACCCAACATATTGATGATCAGCATTGACGATCTCAATGACTGGGTCGGTACTATGGGTGGTAACCCCTCAGCTATTACTCCCAATATTGACAAGCTGGCATCGGAAGGTGTCCTATTTATGAATGCACATTGCCAAACAGCACTTTGTGGGCCTTCACGTGCATCCATTATGAGTGGCTTGAGACCTTCTACTTCTGGAATTTACGGGCAATTAAAAGATGAGGAAATTAGGGAAGCATCTTCAGCCATGCAGGGCATTAAGTTCTTGCAAGAGTATTTCGGTGAGAATGGATATAAAACAATGGGAGTTGGAAAAATCTTCCATGAACACGCTCCCGAAGGCGTTCTGCAAATTTCTGGAGGTAGAATTAAAGGTTTTGGCCCTAAGCCTGAAAAGAGTTTTCATTGGGATAAAAAAGGAACATCTACTGACTGGGGTGCATTTCCAGAAACCGATTCCAAAATGCCGGATTATAAGTCTGCTCAATGGGCAATAGAAAGACTGTCAGAAAATCATGATAAACCATTTTTCTTGAGTGTAGGGTTTGTAAGACCGCATGTGCCATGGTATGTTCCACAAAAATGGTTCGACATGCATCCACTAGAGTCAGTTACTACACCTCCATATTTAAAAAACGACAAAGACGATCTACCTGAAATTGCTATCCAAATAGATGATATGCCCATGATGCCAAGCACCGATTGGGCAATTGAAACCAACCAATGGAAAAATATTGTGCAGGGGTATTTGGCAAGTACAACTTTTGTAGATCATTACGTAGGACAAGTTTTAGACGCTTTGGCAAAAAGCCCATACAAAGACAATACAATTGTTGTTTTGTACTCAGATCACGGGTATAGGCTGGGCGAGAAAGGAACATTTGCAAAACATTGTTTATGGCAAACTGGTACACATGTACCACTCATAATCAAGACATTAAGCCCTCAAAAAGGCTCAAGAACCAATCAACCTGTTGAGCTGCTGGACATCTACCCTACTTTGGTGGAACTCTGCGGCTTGGACAAAAACATGCGAAACGAAGGAATGAGCTTGAAGCCGCTTTTAGAGAATTCAAAAAGCAAACTTAAAGAAGTTGCCATCTCCACTTATGGAAGATATAATCACGCTCTCGTATCGGAAAGGTATCGTTACATAAAGTATGAAAATGGGGCTGAAGAGCTCTATGATCATTCTCAAGACCCAAATGAATGGGTAAACCTCGCAAGCAAAAGTGAGATGCAAAAAGTCAAAAAAGAAATGCAAAAGTATCTACCAACTAACAATGCTCCTTGGTCTCCAAAAGTCGATATGGATCACAATGCATACTTTGCCAAAGCTACTAAAGCAGAAAAGTAA
- a CDS encoding Heparinase II/III-like protein: MKKLFYFFLYFFVFNAFSDGYSQVPNYKTPDVAVIYPKIRIWATPSGGQEAAFNSPSLQWTSEKKTKYSVRLSTSADFTRDLIEKTELNYGIYNPHKTLSQGNWYWQYKVKDGEWSPTYNFRITENTPLFETINSKEIIANIPQSRPRVLINKKDIDLLRVKSKNYAEVTQIIAEADEYLHTTIPTEVDLNPKFEGKNDFENKKIALLASKKVGNKVYMVLHTLCQAYILTGDEKYFKTAKAWVAEAVTWDPMGASHNSDFGDAGTMTGFALALDTFSDKFSKVEKEVIVKNVSVRANGFYKKWVNSVEHRSSSMHVWQHIMHRMLYASIALVGETPDAEKWLSYIYDIWIAQNPKMGEEDGAWFNGYAYFRMNTLTLYEASRIFKDLSGKEFMTNQWFKNNPKWLIYAFPPNSVPDGFCNDGDKHQKPTIGYAGYADAAARIFNDPYAAWYANEIAKSNEISIADDEEFRWYRVTQTNDLPPPAPISKFDLPQAAVFTDIGVGYMHTNLQNAESNLMLSLRSSPFGSLAHTHADQNSFNIAFGGKRLFYNSGYRPAMGDPHFLGWYKHTQGHNAILIDGQGQPFNAGAYGLIPRFIHGEQISYAMGDASNAYSGKDLGENIDLGMKAYMRHYLMLRSGIIVIYDDLEADHPADWNWLLHNDTGLQINEKTKTIYANNEAGAAAVTLHSSSAINFNVTSEFSIPVDNWTKKEDEEGEPMEFTDQWHFKGSTKAKTNKMRYLAIFQINEKNEFKEIKINTKGSYFIGDWEVVAELDVNKAAKLTAYNKKSKASFVSSGALNKNDGPNAKILEYSNGKMLYKESVDVIPKSIQKAALMPDNK, from the coding sequence ATGAAAAAGCTCTTTTATTTCTTTTTGTATTTCTTCGTTTTCAACGCTTTTAGCGACGGATATAGTCAAGTCCCAAACTATAAAACTCCAGATGTTGCTGTCATTTATCCCAAAATCAGGATTTGGGCAACACCGTCAGGAGGACAAGAAGCAGCTTTTAACTCTCCAAGTTTGCAATGGACCTCAGAAAAGAAAACGAAATATAGTGTCCGTCTTTCTACATCTGCTGATTTTACGCGTGACTTAATCGAAAAAACAGAACTCAATTACGGTATATATAACCCTCATAAAACTTTAAGTCAAGGCAATTGGTATTGGCAATATAAAGTCAAGGATGGAGAATGGAGTCCAACTTACAATTTTAGAATTACTGAAAACACACCACTATTTGAAACCATAAATAGCAAGGAAATTATTGCAAATATTCCTCAAAGTCGTCCTCGTGTTTTAATTAACAAAAAAGATATTGATCTCTTGCGAGTTAAATCGAAGAACTATGCAGAAGTTACACAAATCATAGCGGAAGCCGACGAATACCTTCATACAACCATTCCAACAGAAGTTGACCTCAATCCAAAATTTGAGGGAAAAAATGATTTTGAAAACAAAAAAATTGCACTTCTAGCAAGTAAAAAAGTTGGAAATAAAGTATACATGGTTTTACATACTCTGTGCCAAGCATATATTCTCACAGGAGATGAAAAGTACTTTAAAACTGCCAAAGCATGGGTGGCAGAAGCCGTTACTTGGGACCCCATGGGGGCATCTCACAATTCTGACTTTGGCGATGCAGGCACCATGACTGGTTTCGCTTTAGCGTTAGATACATTTTCGGATAAATTCTCAAAAGTAGAAAAAGAAGTCATTGTAAAAAACGTTTCTGTTCGTGCCAATGGTTTTTACAAAAAGTGGGTAAACAGTGTGGAGCATAGGTCCTCTTCTATGCACGTGTGGCAACATATCATGCATCGCATGCTTTACGCTTCTATTGCTCTAGTTGGCGAAACTCCTGACGCCGAAAAATGGCTAAGTTACATCTACGATATTTGGATCGCTCAAAATCCCAAAATGGGAGAAGAAGATGGAGCTTGGTTCAATGGCTATGCGTATTTTAGAATGAATACCTTGACCTTGTATGAGGCATCACGTATTTTCAAAGACTTGAGTGGAAAAGAATTCATGACAAATCAATGGTTTAAAAACAATCCTAAATGGTTGATTTATGCATTTCCACCCAATTCAGTGCCTGATGGGTTCTGCAATGACGGTGATAAACACCAAAAACCAACAATCGGTTATGCTGGATATGCGGATGCAGCAGCAAGAATTTTCAATGACCCATATGCAGCTTGGTACGCAAATGAAATTGCCAAAAGCAACGAAATATCCATTGCTGATGATGAAGAGTTTCGCTGGTATAGAGTCACCCAAACAAATGATTTACCTCCACCTGCACCCATATCAAAGTTTGACTTGCCTCAAGCTGCCGTATTTACGGATATTGGCGTTGGTTACATGCACACCAACTTGCAGAACGCCGAAAGTAACTTAATGCTTTCTTTACGTAGCAGTCCTTTTGGTTCATTGGCACATACCCATGCCGATCAAAACTCATTCAACATTGCTTTTGGCGGTAAAAGACTCTTTTACAACTCGGGATATAGACCTGCAATGGGTGATCCGCATTTTTTAGGTTGGTATAAGCATACTCAAGGTCACAACGCAATTTTGATTGATGGTCAAGGTCAACCTTTCAATGCAGGTGCTTATGGACTTATTCCTCGTTTTATTCATGGTGAACAAATATCCTATGCAATGGGAGATGCCTCAAATGCGTATTCAGGTAAGGATTTAGGCGAAAATATAGACCTAGGCATGAAAGCTTATATGCGACATTATTTGATGCTAAGATCCGGAATTATTGTAATTTATGACGACCTAGAGGCAGACCACCCTGCAGACTGGAACTGGTTATTACACAATGATACTGGACTTCAAATCAATGAAAAAACAAAGACAATATATGCAAATAATGAAGCAGGGGCAGCCGCAGTCACTTTACATTCTTCCTCTGCTATTAATTTCAATGTGACGAGTGAGTTTTCTATTCCTGTTGATAATTGGACTAAAAAAGAAGACGAAGAAGGAGAGCCAATGGAGTTTACAGATCAGTGGCATTTCAAAGGCTCAACAAAAGCTAAAACTAACAAAATGAGATATTTAGCTATTTTTCAAATTAATGAGAAAAATGAATTCAAGGAAATCAAAATAAATACAAAAGGAAGTTACTTCATTGGAGATTGGGAAGTAGTTGCGGAACTAGATGTGAACAAAGCAGCGAAACTCACGGCCTATAATAAGAAAAGTAAGGCAAGCTTCGTATCTTCAGGTGCTTTAAATAAAAACGATGGACCAAATGCTAAAATCTTAGAATATAGCAATGGAAAAATGCTCTATAAAGAGTCTGTAGATGTGATTCCGAAATCTATCCAAAAAGCAGCCCTTATGCCTGACAACAAATAA